The Paraburkholderia acidiphila DNA window TAGCCAGCGTGGCCGATATCGCGTCGCTGCAATTGAGCCTGCAGGCGAAGCTCGCCACCACGTGGTTCGACCTGCTCGGGCTGGACCAGCAGTCGAAGCTGCTCGACGACACCATTGCCGCCTATCGTCATGCGCTGGAGCTGACCGAGAGCCGCCATCGCGGCGGCATTGCTTCTTCGCTCGACGTTTCGCGCGCGAAAACGCAACTCGCCTCGGCTCAGGCCGCAGCGGATGACGTGAGCGCGCGCCGCGCGCTCTATGAGCACGCCATCGCCACGCTCATCGGCGTGCCGGCCTCGCAGTTCAACGTCGCGCCGGACACGATCCGCCCGCATATGCCGAATCTGCCCGCGGGACTGCCATCGGCGCTGCTGCAGCGACGGCCCGACATTGCCGCCGCAGAGCGACGCGTCGCCGCCGCCAACGCACAGATCGGCGTGGCGAAGGCCGCGTTCTTCCCTGATCTTTCGCTCGGACTCGATGGCGGCTTCCAGAGCGACACGTTCTCGCCGTGGATCGTCGCGCCCAATGAGATGTGGTCCATCGGTCCCACACTCATGATGACGATCTTCGACGGCGGCCGCCGCGCGGCGGTCGTGCGCGGTGCGCGTGCGAAGCTCGCCGAGAACGGCGCGCAATACAAGGCCACGGTGCTCGGTGCGTTCCAGCAGGTCGAGGACAACCTCGCGCTACTGCACCATCTCGGCGACGAAGCGCAGCGCGAAGACGAGGCGC harbors:
- a CDS encoding efflux transporter outer membrane subunit; translation: MVKRSVRAHPLRAAALAVALLLSACSFAPTYHAPATAIPTHFKEAGDWQTARPADQLPRDGWWRAFDDPVLNQLEPQVEKANPNVAAALACHDEADALVAQARSALLPTVGAEANVSRERQSALRPLRGSDQPNVYNSNTLDVGIGYDLDLWGKVRNEVKAGEASSVASVADIASLQLSLQAKLATTWFDLLGLDQQSKLLDDTIAAYRHALELTESRHRGGIASSLDVSRAKTQLASAQAAADDVSARRALYEHAIATLIGVPASQFNVAPDTIRPHMPNLPAGLPSALLQRRPDIAAAERRVAAANAQIGVAKAAFFPDLSLGLDGGFQSDTFSPWIVAPNEMWSIGPTLMMTIFDGGRRAAVVRGARAKLAENGAQYKATVLGAFQQVEDNLALLHHLGDEAQREDEALTAAQRTLTLSMSRYRDGVVSYLDVVTAQTTELSTQIASLELDTRRLDATVGLIQAIGGGWSTQDLHEGKAAS